From a region of the Impatiens glandulifera chromosome 4, dImpGla2.1, whole genome shotgun sequence genome:
- the LOC124937084 gene encoding uncharacterized protein LOC124937084, with the protein MCNSPEGLPTPPLQTPVSIPFNWEEAPGKPRRHDIALTKPKPKAARSLELPPAKQMVSNNSSPSLMKILEGGESGKGVTHTLSFSFGKLSFQSPEEAGGSKRQMRKEGINSNRWNLSSWRWGSFRRNEVADGGNMDFLSSVMVDDENSPFQGQWSSNNVKKTRFNKPNFLTSIYKSFKQAVPWRRKQEGSRKKKMAI; encoded by the exons ATGTGTAATTCGCCGGAAGGGTTGCCGACGCCGCCCCTCCAAACACCAGTTTCGATTCCATTCAATTGGGAGGAGGCACCAGGGAAGCCTCGACGACACGATATTGCATTAACCAAACCCAAGCCCAAAGCAGCCAGGTCCCTGGAACTTCCTCCTGCCAAGCAGATGGTATCGAATAATTCATCGCCTTCGCTGATGAAGATTCTGGAAGGAGGCGAGTCGGGAAAGGGAGTGACACACACACTGTCGTTTTCATTTGGGAAGTTGTCGTTTCAGAGCCCAGAGGAGGCTGGAGGTAGCAAGAGGCAGATGAGGAAGGAGGGAATTAATAGCAATag GTGGAATTTGAGCTCCTGGAGATGGGGAAGTTTCAGGAGAAACGAGGTTGCCGATGGGGGTAATATGGACTTTCTGTCGTCAGTTATGGTAGACGATGAGAATAGCCCATTTCAAGGTCAATGGTCGTCTAATAACGTCAAGAAGACAAGGTTTAACAAACCTAATTTCCTG ACAAGCATCTACAAGAGCTTTAAGCAGGCCGTCCCATGGAGGCGCAAACAAGAAGGttcgaggaagaagaagatggcaATTTGA
- the LOC124934115 gene encoding DELLA protein GAI1-like, with protein MKREHSHLNPFSDHHHHRLPNNSSSVSGKSKMWPEEDEAGVDELLAVLGYKVKPSDMAVVAQKIEKLDQVILQSQEEYLVSHLSSETNHYNPSDLSSWLESMISEINPTPGFGFNPSTSSSLSLPLFPPLIDPIDSSSTLTYQSGLFTDQDSSSDYDLKAIPGKAVFSSSPSPVNKRLKPSSSTNSRSATSPLPAAVWGIQNDSIIRPVVLMDSQENGIRLVHALMACAEAVQQENFSLAEALVKQVGFLAVSQSGAMRKVATYFAEALARRIYRLFPEDHSDSVLQIHFYETCPYLKFAHFTANQAILEAFSGKKRVHVIDFSLKQGMQWPALMQALALRPEGPPSFRLTGIGPPSEDGSDNLQDVGWKLAQLADTIQVEFEFKGFVANSLADLSPSMLNLREGESVAVNSVFELHGLLSRHGGIEKVLSAVSEMNPVIVTVVEQEANHNGSVFLDRFTESLHYYSTLFDSLEGCGSDGSESAAAAVRNQNKVMSEVYLGRQICNVVACEGTDRVERHEKLSQWRVRFNSAGFKPVHLGSNAYKQASMLLALFNGGEGYKVEENDGCLMLGWHTRPLIATSAWRIG; from the coding sequence ATGAAACGAGAACACTCCCACCTTAATCCcttctccgatcatcatcatcatcgcctTCCTAATAACTCATCTTCTGTGTCCGGCAAATCAAAGATGTGGCCGGAAGAAGACGAAGCCGGCGTCGACGAACTCCTTGCTGTTCTGGGTTATAAGGTAAAACCATCAGACATGGCTGTAGTTGCCCAGAAAATCGAAAAACTAGACCAGGTTATCTTACAATCTCAAGAAGAATACTTGGTGTCTCATCTTTCTTCCGAAACGAATCATTATAATCCATCCGATCTATCTTCTTGGCTTGAATCCATGATTTCAGAGATTAATCCCACACCCGGATTCGGATTCAATCCCTCTACATCTTCATCTCTTTCTCTTCCATTATTTCCTCCTCTTATAGATCCAATTGATTCCTCATCCACTCTCACTTATCAATCCGGACTATTTACTGATCAAGACTCTTCTTCTGACTACGATCTTAAAGCCATACCAGGCAAAGCTGTTTTCAGTTCATCTCCATCGCCGGTGAACAAGCGGTTGAAGCCATCTTCGTCTACTAATTCTCGATCGGCAACCTCCCCTCTTCCCGCCGCCGTCTGGGGTATTCAGAACGACTCGATTATTCGTCCTGTTGTTCTTATGGACTCGCAGGAGAATGGGATTAGACTAGTTCACGCTCTCATGGCGTGTGCTGAAGCTGTTCAGCAAGAGAATTTCAGTCTGGCTGAAGCTTTAGTTAAGCAAGTTGGGTTTCTCGCTGTTTCTCAATCCGGCGCTATGCGTAAGGTAGCTACTTACTTCGCTGAAGCTCTTGCCCGTCGGATCTACCGTTTGTTCCCGGAAGATCATTCAGATTCGGTTCTTCAGATTCATTTCTATGAAACCTGTCCTTATCTTAAGTTCGCCCATTTCACTGCTAATCAAGCCATTCTAGAAGCATTCTCCGGGAAAAAACGAGTTCATGTTATCGATTTCAGTTTGAAACAAGGAATGCAATGGCCGGCGTTGATGCAGGCTTTGGCACTCCGACCAGAAGGGCCGCCGAGTTTTCGTCTAACCGGAATTGGGCCTCCGTCGGAAGATGGGTCTGATAATTTACAGGATGTGGGTTGGAAGTTAGCTCAATTAGCCGATACGATTCAAGTTGAGTTCGAATTCAAGGGATTCGTGGCTAATAGTTTGGCCGATCTTAGCCCATCGATGTTGAATCTCCGTGAAGGTGAATCTGTTGCTGTTAATTCAGTATTCGAATTACACGGGCTTCTTTCCCGGCACGGTGGAATTGAGAAAGTTTTATCGGCGGTGAGTGAGATGAATCCGGTGATCGTGACTGTGGTTGAACAAGAAGCTAATCATAACGGGTCTGTCTTCCTCGACCGATTCACCGAGTCATTGCATTACTACTCGACCCTTTTCGACTCGCTGGAGGGTTGCGGCAGCGACGGGTCGGAATCTGCGGCGGCGGCGGTGAGGAACCAAAACAAGGTAATGTCGGAGGTGTATTTGGGTCGGCAGATCTGTAACGTGGTGGCTTGTGAAGGTACGGATAGAGTTGAAAGACATGAGAAACTGAGTCAATGGCGAGTTCGGTTTAACTCAGCCGGGTTTAAACCGGTTCATTTGGGTTCCAATGCTTATAAACAAGCCAGCATGTTATTAGCTCTTTTCAACGGCGGCGAAGGGTACAAGGTGGAGGAGAACGACGgttgtttgatgttgggttgGCATACTCGGCCGTTAATCGCTACCTCGGCTTGGAGAATCGGTTAG